A portion of the Algisphaera agarilytica genome contains these proteins:
- the rplK gene encoding 50S ribosomal protein L11: MAKKEISSQFKIQAPGGQATPAPPIGPALGQHGVNPGQFIQQFNDRTRPLNGKVVGCVITVYKDRSFEFEVKAPPVAVLLKDAAKVDKGSGVPHKEKVGSVTMDQVKAIAEEKGKELSGHTLEANCRIVAGTARSMGITVED, from the coding sequence ATGGCCAAGAAAGAAATCAGCTCGCAGTTCAAGATCCAAGCCCCCGGCGGCCAAGCCACCCCGGCCCCGCCCATCGGCCCCGCCCTCGGCCAACACGGCGTGAACCCCGGGCAGTTCATCCAACAGTTCAACGACCGCACCCGTCCCCTGAACGGCAAGGTCGTCGGCTGCGTCATCACCGTCTACAAAGACCGCTCCTTCGAATTCGAAGTCAAGGCTCCGCCCGTGGCCGTGCTCCTGAAGGACGCCGCCAAGGTCGACAAGGGCTCGGGCGTTCCGCACAAGGAAAAGGTTGGCTCGGTCACCATGGACCAGGTCAAGGCCATCGCCGAAGAAAAGGGCAAGGAGCTCTCGGGCCACACCCTCGAAGCGAACTGCCGCATCGTCGCGGGCACCGCTCGCTCGATGGGTATCACCGTCGAAGACTAA
- the rplA gene encoding 50S ribosomal protein L1 produces MSRKKGKRYTADARVANDDVLPLSQAVERLKGFRATKFDQTVELHMHLGIDPKQADQMLRGSVSLPHGIGGAQKRVVAFCAPEKEEEAKAAGAIEAGSEELVKKIEGGWMDFDVAVAEPAQMRVVSKLGKVLGPKGLMPSPKAGTVDPKIAEAVKAFVAGKVEYRNDDGGNIHAPIGKHSFSAEQLVENAEAMIKLITRLKPAATKGQYVKKIAITATMTPSVLVEA; encoded by the coding sequence ATGTCTCGGAAAAAAGGTAAACGCTATACCGCCGACGCACGGGTCGCTAACGACGACGTGCTGCCTCTCTCCCAAGCGGTGGAACGCCTAAAAGGCTTCCGCGCCACCAAGTTCGACCAGACCGTCGAGCTCCACATGCACCTGGGTATCGACCCCAAGCAAGCGGACCAGATGCTCCGCGGCTCGGTTTCGCTTCCCCACGGCATCGGTGGTGCCCAGAAGCGCGTCGTCGCTTTTTGTGCTCCCGAAAAGGAAGAAGAAGCCAAGGCCGCTGGCGCCATCGAGGCTGGCAGCGAAGAGCTGGTGAAGAAGATCGAAGGCGGCTGGATGGATTTCGACGTCGCCGTCGCTGAGCCCGCCCAGATGCGGGTCGTGTCCAAGCTCGGTAAGGTGCTGGGCCCCAAGGGCCTGATGCCCTCGCCCAAGGCCGGCACCGTCGATCCCAAGATCGCCGAGGCCGTCAAGGCCTTCGTCGCCGGTAAGGTTGAGTATCGCAACGACGACGGCGGCAACATCCACGCCCCGATCGGCAAGCACAGCTTCTCGGCCGAGCAACTCGTCGAGAACGCCGAAGCGATGATCAAGCTCATCACCCGTCTGAAGCCCGCCGCCACCAAGGGTCAATACGTCAAGAAGATCGCGATCACCGCGACGATGACGCCCTCGGTTCTGGTCGAAGCGTGA
- the rplJ gene encoding 50S ribosomal protein L10: MSKPVKNLIASAYAKEFADLSGAVLIDIRGVEANDNNALRNELAEKSIKVRVIKNSLAKGVFAGGELEGLNEFLEGPAAMVFPASEDTSVVGVARELIDWAKKLENMEFKGAVMDGMTFGPDEIKKLSEYPTKEEAQAQVVQILLTPAQNLVSAITAPGKNLAGIIKTIQEKLENGETIAKVG, encoded by the coding sequence ATGAGCAAGCCCGTTAAAAACCTCATCGCCTCGGCTTACGCCAAGGAATTCGCCGACCTCAGCGGCGCCGTGCTGATCGACATCCGCGGCGTCGAAGCCAACGACAACAACGCCCTCCGCAACGAGCTGGCCGAGAAGTCGATCAAGGTCCGCGTGATCAAGAACAGCCTCGCCAAGGGCGTTTTCGCCGGCGGCGAACTCGAAGGACTCAACGAGTTCCTTGAAGGCCCCGCCGCCATGGTCTTCCCCGCCAGCGAAGACACCTCGGTCGTCGGCGTCGCCCGTGAACTCATCGACTGGGCCAAGAAGCTCGAGAACATGGAGTTCAAGGGTGCCGTCATGGACGGCATGACCTTCGGCCCCGACGAGATCAAGAAGCTCTCGGAATACCCGACCAAGGAAGAAGCCCAAGCCCAGGTCGTCCAGATCCTGCTCACCCCGGCCCAAAACCTGGTCAGCGCGATCACCGCCCCCGGCAAGAACCTCGCGGGCATCATCAAGACGATCCAAGAGAAGCTGGAAAACGGCGAAACCATCGCCAAGGTGGGCTAA
- the rplL gene encoding 50S ribosomal protein L7/L12 produces MAEAAIAELGDKLVGLTLKDAVDLADYLKETYNIEPAAGGAVMVAGAGGGGAAEEAEEKTEFDVVLKSGGDKKIQVIKAVREATGLGLKEAKAMVDGAPETIKEAMPKEEAEALAEKIKEAGGEVELK; encoded by the coding sequence ATGGCAGAAGCAGCAATCGCAGAACTGGGCGACAAGCTCGTCGGTCTCACCCTCAAGGACGCCGTTGATCTGGCGGACTACCTCAAGGAAACCTACAACATCGAGCCCGCCGCTGGCGGTGCCGTGATGGTTGCCGGTGCGGGTGGTGGCGGCGCGGCCGAGGAAGCCGAAGAGAAGACCGAATTCGACGTCGTCCTGAAGTCTGGCGGCGACAAGAAGATCCAGGTCATCAAGGCCGTCCGCGAAGCCACCGGCCTGGGCCTCAAGGAAGCCAAGGCTATGGTCGACGGTGCCCCCGAGACCATCAAGGAAGCCATGCCCAAGGAAGAGGCCGAAGCCCTCGCCGAGAAGATCAAGGAAGCCGGCGGCGAAGTCGAACTCAAGTAG
- a CDS encoding PQQ-dependent sugar dehydrogenase has product MDLSDPSVAPGTTITDIQVLSTNHTIKLTPYAQNPSGINMGLTTDMQFDALGRTLLTSLDGRIHLIDSAGDIQATPWITTPSADGFANLSEPFDYGLTSIALHPDFHNTGSAGYGKFYTVEANNTPPAGGFDSDFDHPFYGYHENGTIFTKGEHESVLAEYTTTAPGASTLSLGTDTTRRVLATFHQEHHGHNIGDLAFGPDNLLYVTSGDGGNATDYENNSSSPDNAYGKILRIDPLTLTNTADRSVFSVDGEARFSVPTDNPHYDGGTIGAEDMVFVYGARNPYRISFDGDDAYVSETGQANIESIKSFNVSDVLSGDSAGDFGWGLLEGSFIYLGNHSSDSTHHRVGGPTNLIPPTSVGKVLADYDPVTNPNPMVQFITHPNGTIANNESGTTRNTAIMRELTDEEVARLLAIVNGPVNDLPVFEYDQTDGVSPIGGFVYRGSELPELYGQYIFGEFQGVGEEFDEEGRTVGDGGRLLYGDPTGTPGSNTVFQMLIDPDGEELPYRITGFAQDANGELILVGIDETFSGVLLSITATVAELLAGDYNGNGIVDAADYTVWQDSFGSTTDLAADGNGNGVIDAADYTVWQDNFGNTNLPASTIIPEPSVALCLLAPLLMTSRRSGRCSRTRRI; this is encoded by the coding sequence ATGGACTTGTCGGACCCCAGCGTTGCGCCGGGCACGACCATCACCGACATCCAGGTGCTCTCCACCAACCACACGATCAAGCTGACGCCGTACGCGCAGAACCCCAGCGGGATCAACATGGGGCTCACCACCGACATGCAGTTCGATGCCCTGGGCCGAACGCTGTTGACCTCGCTCGATGGCCGGATTCACCTCATCGACTCCGCCGGGGACATTCAAGCCACGCCCTGGATCACCACGCCGTCGGCCGACGGCTTCGCCAACCTCAGCGAGCCTTTTGACTACGGCCTGACCTCCATCGCCCTGCACCCCGACTTCCACAACACGGGCAGTGCCGGCTACGGCAAGTTCTACACCGTCGAGGCCAACAACACCCCGCCCGCCGGCGGGTTCGACTCCGACTTCGACCACCCGTTCTATGGCTACCACGAGAACGGGACCATCTTCACCAAGGGCGAGCACGAATCGGTGCTGGCCGAGTACACCACCACCGCCCCCGGCGCGTCCACCTTGTCGCTGGGCACCGACACCACCCGGCGAGTGCTCGCGACTTTCCACCAGGAGCACCACGGCCACAACATAGGCGACCTCGCCTTCGGACCCGACAACCTGCTCTACGTCACCTCCGGCGACGGCGGCAACGCCACCGACTACGAGAACAACTCCAGCAGCCCCGACAACGCCTACGGCAAGATCCTCCGCATCGACCCGCTCACCCTGACCAACACCGCCGACCGCTCGGTTTTCTCGGTCGATGGCGAGGCCCGCTTCTCCGTGCCCACCGACAACCCGCACTACGACGGCGGCACGATCGGGGCCGAGGACATGGTCTTCGTCTACGGGGCCCGCAACCCCTACCGCATCAGCTTCGACGGCGACGACGCCTACGTCAGCGAAACCGGACAGGCCAACATCGAATCCATCAAGTCCTTCAACGTCAGCGACGTGCTCAGCGGCGACTCGGCCGGCGACTTCGGCTGGGGCTTGCTTGAAGGCTCGTTCATCTACTTGGGCAACCACAGCTCCGACAGCACCCACCACCGCGTCGGCGGGCCGACCAACCTGATCCCGCCCACTTCCGTAGGCAAGGTCCTCGCCGACTACGACCCGGTCACTAACCCCAACCCGATGGTGCAGTTCATCACCCACCCCAACGGGACCATCGCCAACAACGAATCGGGGACCACACGCAATACGGCCATCATGCGTGAACTCACCGACGAAGAAGTCGCCCGCTTGTTGGCCATCGTCAACGGCCCGGTCAACGACCTGCCCGTCTTCGAGTACGACCAGACCGACGGCGTCAGCCCCATCGGGGGCTTCGTCTACCGCGGTTCGGAACTGCCGGAACTCTACGGCCAATACATCTTCGGGGAGTTCCAGGGCGTGGGCGAAGAGTTCGACGAAGAAGGCCGAACCGTCGGCGACGGCGGACGCCTGCTCTACGGCGACCCCACCGGCACGCCGGGCAGCAACACGGTCTTCCAGATGCTGATCGATCCCGACGGCGAAGAACTGCCCTACCGCATCACCGGCTTCGCGCAGGACGCCAACGGCGAACTCATCCTCGTGGGCATCGACGAAACGTTCAGCGGCGTCTTGCTGTCGATCACCGCCACCGTCGCCGAGCTCCTCGCCGGGGACTACAACGGCAACGGCATCGTCGACGCCGCGGACTACACCGTCTGGCAAGACTCCTTCGGTTCGACCACCGACCTGGCTGCGGATGGCAACGGCAACGGCGTCATCGACGCGGCCGATTACACCGTCTGGCAGGACAACTTCGGCAACACGAACCTGCCGGCCTCCACCATCATCCCCGAGCCCTCGGTGGCCCTGTGCCTGCTCGCCCCGCTGCTCATGACATCGAGGCGATCGGGCCGATGTTCCCGCACGCGTCGCATCTGA
- a CDS encoding SLC13 family permease, whose translation MDRGRLIKLCIALIIPLIVILIPRDMIPIDGLTVTQHRVVAIFALALCLWVLEPIPIFATSVLIIVVELMTISNKSIKWLMPSGEAPEGFGEMVPYKSIMATFADPIIMLFLGGFFLGAAATKYKMDTNLGRVLLKPFGTRTALVMLGMMVVTAVFSMFMSNTATTAMMLAVLMPVLRSIDAVDPARISFALAIPFAANIGGIGTPIGTPPNAVGMKYLVDGDGQALVTFAGWMGFGVPFVIVLLVVAWLLLLFMFKPSKPNLEVEFKGRWLRSPQAWVVYVTSAATILLWLTGGTVHGLTSHTVALIPVAVFCCTGIMTSQDLKGLSWDVLWLVAGGFALGLALQATGLSAALVESIPFASMPALVIICIAVALTFTMATFMSNTAAANLVLPIMAALGASLSSLVPLGGQMMLILVVTFSASLAMTMPISTPPNAMAYATGWIKTGHMAKAGLAVGALGLALTAVMAVLMNVMGFFDR comes from the coding sequence ATGGACCGTGGCCGACTGATCAAACTCTGTATCGCGCTGATCATCCCCCTGATCGTGATACTCATCCCCCGAGACATGATCCCCATCGACGGGCTGACGGTGACCCAGCACCGGGTGGTCGCGATCTTCGCTCTGGCGCTGTGTTTATGGGTGCTCGAGCCGATCCCGATCTTTGCCACGTCGGTGTTGATCATCGTGGTGGAGCTGATGACGATCTCGAACAAGAGCATCAAGTGGCTCATGCCGAGTGGCGAAGCGCCCGAGGGCTTCGGCGAGATGGTGCCGTACAAATCGATCATGGCCACCTTCGCCGACCCGATCATCATGCTGTTCCTCGGCGGCTTCTTCCTCGGGGCGGCGGCGACCAAATACAAAATGGACACCAACCTCGGCCGGGTGCTGCTCAAGCCCTTCGGCACGCGGACGGCCCTGGTGATGCTGGGCATGATGGTGGTCACCGCCGTGTTCTCCATGTTCATGAGCAACACCGCGACCACGGCCATGATGCTCGCGGTGCTCATGCCCGTGCTCCGCAGCATCGACGCGGTCGACCCCGCCCGGATCAGCTTCGCCCTGGCGATCCCCTTCGCCGCGAACATCGGCGGCATCGGCACGCCCATCGGGACGCCGCCCAACGCCGTGGGCATGAAGTACCTGGTCGACGGCGACGGGCAGGCGCTCGTGACGTTTGCCGGGTGGATGGGCTTCGGCGTGCCGTTCGTGATAGTGCTGCTGGTGGTGGCCTGGCTGCTCTTGCTGTTCATGTTCAAGCCGAGCAAGCCGAACCTCGAGGTTGAATTCAAGGGGCGGTGGCTGCGGAGCCCCCAGGCGTGGGTGGTGTATGTCACCTCGGCCGCGACGATCCTGCTTTGGCTCACCGGCGGCACGGTGCACGGGCTGACCTCGCACACGGTCGCGCTCATCCCCGTGGCGGTGTTCTGCTGCACGGGCATCATGACCTCGCAGGACCTCAAGGGGCTGAGTTGGGACGTGCTGTGGCTGGTGGCCGGCGGGTTTGCGTTGGGGCTGGCGTTGCAAGCGACCGGGCTGAGCGCGGCACTGGTCGAGAGCATCCCGTTTGCTTCGATGCCCGCGCTGGTGATCATTTGCATCGCGGTGGCCCTGACCTTCACGATGGCGACGTTCATGAGCAACACCGCCGCGGCGAACCTCGTGCTGCCGATCATGGCGGCGCTGGGCGCTTCGCTGAGCTCGCTGGTGCCGCTGGGCGGGCAGATGATGCTCATCCTCGTGGTGACGTTCTCCGCCTCGCTGGCGATGACGATGCCCATCAGCACCCCGCCCAACGCGATGGCCTACGCCACCGGCTGGATCAAGACCGGCCACATGGCCAAGGCCGGCCTCGCGGTCGGTGCGCTGGGTCTTGCCCTCACCGCGGTGATGGCGGTGCTGATGAACGTCATGGGCTTCTTCGATCGCTGA
- a CDS encoding ATP-binding protein produces the protein MSNPSNTNLQDVIDRHFNEPTRTVRLATGETLLNQGDPNRRLYRVRSGLMRGHIAEDDGTLTDVLRAGPGNLVGVQSFFGNGVNSQTLTALEETELGYIERDMPIKPGEPSLERLLMPIVLGELIRRQRKALELAESERETREQLDQLQRVSALGQLAAGVAHELNNAITVLVRGTSWIAQTVQLVVDQNERVLHRAFDAGLEHGRRASAAEVRQHTTILEKKLGVSYSDARKLARTGLSEPHLASFNDLKKNVDHVVRLWELGATIHDMRLSADQAEHVVQSMRNLGSSRVRDDQPVDINETINTALKLLRGQLEHVELSADLQDLPTIRASQGKLVQVWTNLIKNGIEAMTAGGTPTRRPKISITSRATRDSVMVVIDDTGPGIPDDVLPRIFEPSFSTKTHGLNFGLGLGLSIVQRVAAECGGNITAKNTPTGARFIVQLPREVLDV, from the coding sequence ATGTCTAATCCGAGCAACACCAACCTGCAGGACGTGATCGATCGGCACTTCAACGAGCCGACGCGGACCGTACGTCTGGCCACGGGCGAAACGCTCTTGAACCAAGGCGATCCGAACCGCCGTCTGTATCGGGTCCGTAGCGGGCTGATGCGGGGCCATATCGCGGAAGACGACGGCACGCTCACCGATGTCCTGCGTGCGGGGCCGGGCAACCTCGTCGGGGTGCAGAGCTTCTTCGGCAACGGCGTGAACTCGCAAACCCTCACCGCGTTGGAAGAAACCGAGCTGGGCTATATCGAGCGTGATATGCCGATCAAGCCCGGCGAGCCATCGCTGGAACGCCTGCTCATGCCGATCGTGCTGGGCGAACTGATCCGTCGGCAGCGCAAAGCCCTGGAGTTGGCCGAAAGCGAGCGCGAGACACGTGAACAGCTCGATCAGTTGCAACGTGTCTCTGCACTGGGGCAACTGGCGGCGGGGGTGGCTCACGAACTCAACAACGCGATAACCGTATTGGTGCGCGGGACGTCGTGGATCGCGCAAACCGTACAGCTGGTGGTGGATCAGAACGAGCGTGTGTTGCACCGCGCCTTCGATGCCGGGCTCGAGCACGGCCGCCGCGCTTCCGCCGCCGAGGTCCGGCAACACACCACGATCCTCGAGAAAAAGCTCGGCGTGTCGTACAGCGACGCCCGCAAGCTCGCCCGCACCGGCCTGTCCGAACCCCACCTGGCGAGCTTCAACGACCTGAAGAAAAACGTCGACCACGTCGTCAGGCTGTGGGAGCTCGGCGCGACCATCCACGACATGCGTCTCTCCGCCGACCAGGCCGAGCACGTCGTGCAGTCGATGCGCAACCTGGGCTCTAGCCGTGTCCGCGACGACCAGCCGGTGGACATCAACGAGACGATCAACACCGCCCTCAAACTCCTCCGGGGCCAGCTCGAGCACGTCGAACTGTCCGCCGACCTCCAAGACCTGCCGACCATCCGCGCCAGCCAGGGCAAGCTGGTACAGGTCTGGACGAACCTGATTAAGAACGGCATCGAAGCGATGACCGCGGGCGGCACGCCGACCCGTCGCCCCAAGATCAGCATCACGTCCCGTGCCACCCGCGATTCGGTGATGGTCGTGATCGACGACACCGGCCCGGGCATCCCCGACGACGTGCTGCCCCGCATCTTCGAACCCAGTTTCTCCACCAAGACGCACGGCCTGAACTTCGGGTTGGGACTGGGCCTATCCATCGTCCAACGCGTCGCTGCGGAATGTGGCGGCAACATCACCGCGAAGAACACCCCGACGGGTGCCCGTTTTATTGTTCAACTCCCCCGAGAGGTGCTCGATGTCTAA
- a CDS encoding response regulator, translating to MSKPVILCIDDQREVLAALIKDLEPFAEFFDIIDAENAEDAGAVLDDMIDRGMPVALIISDHVMPGITGVALLTQIRSRGDLPHTRKLLLTGLATHEDTIRAINEAAIDQYIAKPWHADQLHETVGRLVTQYILDVYPDSYQPFLPILNQDVILDRMQHGQGPHGDR from the coding sequence ATGTCTAAACCCGTGATCCTGTGTATCGACGACCAACGCGAAGTGCTCGCGGCGCTGATCAAAGACCTCGAGCCGTTTGCGGAGTTCTTCGACATCATCGATGCCGAGAACGCCGAGGACGCGGGGGCGGTGCTCGACGACATGATCGACCGCGGCATGCCCGTGGCGCTGATCATCTCCGACCACGTGATGCCGGGGATCACGGGCGTGGCGCTGCTCACCCAGATCCGTAGCCGGGGTGACCTGCCCCACACCCGCAAGCTTCTGCTCACCGGCCTGGCGACGCACGAAGACACGATCCGAGCGATCAACGAAGCCGCGATCGATCAGTACATCGCCAAACCGTGGCACGCCGATCAATTGCACGAGACCGTGGGCCGGCTGGTGACCCAGTACATCCTCGACGTCTATCCCGACAGCTATCAGCCGTTCCTGCCCATCCTCAATCAGGACGTCATCCTCGACCGCATGCAGCACGGCCAGGGTCCGCACGGCGACCGCTGA
- a CDS encoding ATP-dependent DNA helicase, which translates to MTFNPADILAADGPIARRLGDRYEHRPEQAQMIEAVEDALDAGHPLMVEAGTGVGKSFAYLLPAVAHILRAGERGADQKRRVIISTHTIALQEQIIEKDIPLLQSILPGAGGDEFSAVLVKGRGNYVSLRRMNRAWERKASLFDESAEERTIRDIVAWSKETSDGSLASLPQLEAPNVWNDVQSDSEDCMGKRCPSYKECFYQSDRRRMMNADLLVVNHALFFADLALRAETDGGYAILPPYDAVVLDEAHTIEDVASDHFGLSVSKYQVGYLISRLYQAKRHRGLLPSLQNKLDMRLFNNTVLALEKAYTASENFFDELIVWHEQQGGRNGRIREPQPISNTLTPLLHELSLMLLRVKNALDSEDDRLEVQGYADRAQALGDTLKALIDQTVPDSVYWAEVSRRGRYHRVKLCSSPIEVGPLMRQRLFESKTSKGDPLPVVMTSATLATAPRRTSPTASAEPRPANQVAGPDKFAHLKQRLGCDEAQSLLLGSPYDYAEQAELVVARHLPDPGSPAFFDKMTPTLLRHLDDSDGGAFVLFTSYAMLKRTAEWLRPRLIQRNMPVLVQGEGLPRTAMLEQFKQDHRSVLLGTDSFWQGVDVQGEALRCVIITRLPFVVPDRPLIEARNERIKARGGNPFADYSLPEAVLKFKQGFGRLIRSKQDTGKVVVLDSRMMTRPYGRKFIEALPRLPVVEDRLPNPDTNAIDPAWS; encoded by the coding sequence GTGACGTTCAACCCCGCCGATATCCTCGCCGCCGACGGCCCGATCGCAAGGCGATTGGGCGATCGCTACGAGCACCGGCCCGAACAAGCGCAGATGATCGAAGCGGTTGAAGACGCGCTCGACGCCGGCCACCCGCTGATGGTCGAAGCCGGCACGGGCGTGGGCAAGTCGTTTGCGTACCTGCTGCCCGCGGTGGCGCACATCCTCCGGGCCGGTGAACGCGGGGCCGACCAGAAACGCCGGGTGATTATCTCGACGCACACCATCGCGTTGCAGGAACAGATCATCGAGAAAGACATCCCGCTGCTGCAGTCGATCCTGCCCGGCGCGGGCGGCGATGAGTTTTCGGCCGTGCTCGTGAAGGGCCGGGGGAATTACGTTTCGCTTCGGCGGATGAACCGGGCGTGGGAACGCAAGGCCTCGCTCTTCGACGAGTCGGCCGAGGAACGCACCATCCGCGACATCGTGGCGTGGTCGAAAGAAACCTCCGACGGCTCGCTCGCCAGCCTGCCCCAGCTCGAAGCGCCCAACGTCTGGAACGACGTGCAGAGCGACAGCGAGGACTGCATGGGCAAGCGTTGCCCGAGCTACAAGGAATGCTTCTACCAGAGCGACCGACGGCGGATGATGAACGCGGACCTGCTCGTGGTGAACCACGCGCTGTTCTTCGCCGACCTGGCGTTGCGGGCCGAGACGGACGGAGGCTACGCGATCCTGCCGCCGTACGACGCGGTGGTGCTGGACGAGGCCCACACGATCGAGGACGTCGCCAGCGACCACTTCGGGCTGAGCGTCAGCAAGTACCAGGTCGGCTACCTGATCTCGCGTTTGTACCAGGCCAAACGCCACCGCGGCCTACTGCCCTCGCTGCAGAACAAGCTCGACATGCGGCTGTTCAACAATACCGTGCTCGCGCTCGAAAAAGCCTACACCGCCAGCGAAAACTTCTTCGATGAATTAATCGTCTGGCACGAGCAGCAGGGCGGCCGGAACGGACGTATCCGCGAGCCGCAGCCCATCAGCAACACGCTGACGCCGCTGCTGCACGAACTGTCGCTCATGCTGCTGCGAGTGAAGAACGCGTTGGACAGCGAAGACGATCGCCTCGAAGTACAGGGCTACGCCGACCGGGCCCAGGCGCTGGGCGACACGCTCAAGGCGCTGATCGATCAGACCGTGCCCGACAGCGTGTACTGGGCCGAGGTGTCCCGGCGGGGGCGGTACCACCGCGTGAAGCTGTGCAGCTCGCCGATCGAGGTCGGACCCCTCATGCGGCAACGCCTCTTCGAGAGCAAGACCAGCAAGGGCGACCCGCTGCCCGTGGTCATGACCTCGGCGACGCTCGCCACCGCGCCGCGGCGCACCTCGCCCACGGCCAGCGCCGAGCCACGCCCCGCCAACCAGGTTGCGGGCCCGGACAAGTTCGCCCACCTCAAGCAGCGGCTTGGCTGCGACGAGGCGCAGTCGCTGCTGCTGGGCTCGCCCTACGACTACGCCGAACAGGCCGAGCTGGTCGTCGCACGTCATCTACCCGACCCGGGGTCGCCCGCCTTCTTTGACAAGATGACGCCGACGCTGTTGCGCCACCTCGATGACAGCGACGGCGGGGCGTTCGTATTGTTCACGAGCTACGCCATGCTCAAGCGGACCGCCGAGTGGCTGCGGCCCCGTCTCATCCAACGCAACATGCCCGTGCTCGTGCAGGGCGAGGGCCTGCCGCGCACCGCGATGCTGGAACAGTTCAAACAGGACCACCGCAGCGTGCTGCTGGGCACCGACAGCTTCTGGCAGGGCGTGGATGTGCAGGGCGAGGCGTTGCGCTGCGTGATCATCACCCGGCTGCCGTTCGTCGTGCCCGACCGCCCGCTCATCGAGGCCCGCAACGAGCGGATCAAAGCCCGTGGCGGCAACCCGTTTGCCGACTACTCGCTGCCCGAAGCCGTGCTCAAGTTCAAGCAGGGGTTCGGCCGGCTCATCCGATCTAAACAAGACACGGGTAAAGTCGTTGTCCTGGATAGCCGGATGATGACCCGGCCGTACGGGCGAAAGTTCATCGAGGCGTTGCCCCGCCTCCCGGTGGTCGAAGACCGCCTGCCCAACCCCGATACCAATGCCATCGACCCGGCATGGAGCTGA
- a CDS encoding arsenate reductase ArsC yields the protein MTHKKRYLVLCTANRCRSQMAHGWLAHLGGDAVEVSSAGAKPGGVHPLSIQVMNEAGVDISGHSSDHLDQYLEDDFDAVITVCDNAKEACPYFPGAKRLIHHAFDDPDDKTGTLTEEQMLPTFHRVRDEIRTWCADFLAEEGVAVAV from the coding sequence ATGACTCACAAGAAACGATACCTGGTCCTGTGCACCGCCAACCGCTGCCGTTCGCAGATGGCCCACGGCTGGCTGGCCCACCTCGGCGGCGACGCCGTCGAAGTCTCCTCCGCCGGCGCGAAGCCCGGCGGCGTGCACCCGCTCTCGATCCAGGTGATGAACGAAGCCGGCGTCGACATCAGCGGCCACAGCTCCGACCACCTCGACCAGTACCTCGAAGACGACTTCGATGCGGTCATCACGGTTTGCGACAACGCCAAGGAAGCCTGCCCCTACTTCCCCGGGGCCAAGCGATTGATCCACCACGCCTTCGACGATCCCGACGACAAGACCGGCACGCTGACCGAAGAACAGATGCTGCCGACCTTCCACCGGGTGCGTGACGAGATCCGCACGTGGTGCGCCGACTTCCTCGCGGAAGAAGGCGTCGCCGTCGCGGTGTGA
- a CDS encoding glycine zipper domain-containing protein, whose product MSRSTFSTSVRLPLAALALGGVLLASTGCATDRQTGTLIGAAVGATIGYVIGSEADHDHHKHKRHHGVRDVYYDKHRRDHSYPPHRDPYCR is encoded by the coding sequence ATGTCCCGATCCACCTTCTCGACATCCGTCCGCCTCCCGCTCGCCGCACTTGCGTTGGGCGGGGTGTTGCTCGCCAGCACCGGCTGCGCCACCGATCGCCAGACCGGCACCCTCATCGGCGCGGCGGTCGGCGCGACCATCGGCTACGTCATCGGCAGTGAAGCCGATCACGACCACCACAAACACAAACGACACCACGGCGTCCGAGACGTGTACTACGACAAACACCGCAGGGACCATTCGTACCCGCCGCATCGCGATCCGTATTGCAGATAA